The Alnus glutinosa chromosome 1, dhAlnGlut1.1, whole genome shotgun sequence region CACCCAGGCTGGTATTGCCCCCAATATCATCACCTACAATCTCGTTTTCCAGACCTATCTCGATTGTCGAAAACCCGACACCGCCTTGGAACACTACCGCCAGTTCATCAACGACGCACCCATCAACCCCTCTCCGACGACTTTCCGGATTCTCATCAAAGGATTGGTGGATAATGGAAAGCTTGCCAAAGCCATGGAGTTGAAAGAGGAGGTTTTTGGGGTCAAAGGGTTTGCCGCAGACCCCATTATATACCATTATTTGATGAATGGGTGTGTGAGGAGTGGGGATTCAGATGGGGTTTTTGGGCTTTTTGAGGAGTTGAAGGAGAAAGTGGGAGGGTTTGTGGAGGATGGGGTGGTGTACGGTGGGTTGATGAAGGGGTATTTCATGAGGGGAATGGAGAAGGAGGCCATGGAGTGTTATGAGGAGGTTGTCGGGGTGGGTTCGAGGGTGAAGATGAGTGCTGTCGCGTATAATTCGGTGTTGGATGCTTTGAGCAAGAATGGGAAGTTCGATGAGGCCTTGAGGTTGTTTGATAGGATGATTCAGGAGCATAGCCTGCCGAGGCGGTTGGCAGTGAATTTGGGGAGTTTTAATGTGATGGTTGATGGGTATTGTGCACAAGGGAGGTTTAAGGATGCCATTGAGGTTTTTAGGAAGATGGGGGAGTATAGGTGTAGTCCGGATACTTTGTCGTTCAATAATTTGATCGAACAGTTGTGTAATAATGGAATGTTGGGTGAGGCCGAGGAGATGTGTAGGGAGATGGGTGAGAAGGGGGTGAATCCGGATGAGTTTACGTATGGGTTGTTGATGGATACTTGTTTTAAGGAGGATAGGGCTGATGATGCAGCTAGGTATTTTAGGAAGATGGTTGAGTCGGGGCTGAGGCCCAACTTGGCGGTTTATAATAGGTTGGTTGATGGGTTGGTTAAGGTGGGGAAGGTTGATGATGCAAAGTCATTTTTCGATCTGATGGTGAAGAAACTGAAGATGGATGTCGTGAGCTATGAGTTTATAATGAAGGCATTGAGTGAGGTTGGAAAGTTGGATGAGGTGCTCAATGTGGTTGATACAATGTTGGATGATGATGGGTTTGAGTTTAATGAGGAGTTGCAGGAGTTTGTCAAAGGGGAGTTGAGGAAGGAAGGGAGGGAGGAGGATTTGGGAAAGCTTATGGAGGAAAAGGAAAGGCAGAAGGCTGAAGCTAAGGCTAAGGAGGCTGAAGCAGCAGAAGCAGCCAAAATAAGTGCAAGAATTGCCATTTCTTCTTTACTTCCGTCCAAGTTGTTTGGTAATAAGGACGGTGACACAGAGTCTGCAGAGACCAATCAAACTGAGGCAGAGTCTGTTGAGGCCAATGGAAATGTTGTCGAGGCTTCTTCTGTGAATGAAGAAGGGCAAGCTGGTCAAGAAGGGAGCTCTGGTGAAACTGCTCCTGTGGATGCTGTTGGGGAATCGGCAGACGAAACAGTTACTGAAGGTGTGGGTTCAGATGGTATAGAGGCAAAAAGTGATGGTGCAAACTGAGCAGGTaagagcttgaatgtgcaaatTCATTGGCGATGACTTGATGGGGGGAAATGATCGTCTTTTGTGTTCCCTTTCTTCATTGATGAAACACTTGAGATACGAACCTAATGTCATCTGCTACTGaagtaaatttatatataactaaTATTGTTAGAAATGATGATGGTTTATTTACTTCATTAGTTTCTTTCAGCTTAGTGTTGGTGGATTTATGGTTTTGTagatttttgaaattgacaCCTCCTTTGACTCTGTATCATAGCGTGTATCAAACTCAATTGTTGAAGCCGAGTACTACAGTTATGAAAAGAGGTGCTCTTTTCTTAAATCTGCCCTCGAACCCAGAGAGAGAATCTCGGAATTTTGTTGTTGAATATTCTAATGGGAACCCAGAGGAGTTCCCCCCATTAGACTCCACTGCAGATGCTATATATGTTGAAGCAAACACAAAAGGCAATGTAACAAAACAGGGTATTTGACACTTCAAAGCACACGGCTAAACCCTTATGTTTTTGTTTACATAGGACTGCAAAAACAAGCATTAGAACTCATTTTATTGTTGACATACCATTAAGTGTAT contains the following coding sequences:
- the LOC133857278 gene encoding pentatricopeptide repeat-containing protein At3g49240, mitochondrial; protein product: MALSKPTFLTHLKTLAKPHHHPPPAAASFISLRRSLSFSSPEEAAAERRRRKRRLRIEPPLSSLNRTQQQPPKPQNSQIPQNPNSPKLPEPVSALSGNRLNLHNRILKLVRENDLDEASLFTRHSVYSNCRPTIFTVNSVLNALLRQSKYADLLSLHRFITQAGIAPNIITYNLVFQTYLDCRKPDTALEHYRQFINDAPINPSPTTFRILIKGLVDNGKLAKAMELKEEVFGVKGFAADPIIYHYLMNGCVRSGDSDGVFGLFEELKEKVGGFVEDGVVYGGLMKGYFMRGMEKEAMECYEEVVGVGSRVKMSAVAYNSVLDALSKNGKFDEALRLFDRMIQEHSLPRRLAVNLGSFNVMVDGYCAQGRFKDAIEVFRKMGEYRCSPDTLSFNNLIEQLCNNGMLGEAEEMCREMGEKGVNPDEFTYGLLMDTCFKEDRADDAARYFRKMVESGLRPNLAVYNRLVDGLVKVGKVDDAKSFFDLMVKKLKMDVVSYEFIMKALSEVGKLDEVLNVVDTMLDDDGFEFNEELQEFVKGELRKEGREEDLGKLMEEKERQKAEAKAKEAEAAEAAKISARIAISSLLPSKLFGNKDGDTESAETNQTEAESVEANGNVVEASSVNEEGQAGQEGSSGETAPVDAVGESADETVTEGVGSDGIEAKSDGAN